From the Acidobacteriota bacterium genome, the window CTGAATGAACTTTCGATAGCGCGGATACTCGTCGTTCGGTTGGGTCTTCCGCCAGTTGACCAAGAACCGGTCGCGTTGGATCTGAACGACGGAATTCCCTTCGTCATGCACGAACCAGACTCGGGGAAGCGGAGGAAGAGTGGTGAGTTCCATCGTCGCGCTTTGCGGTTGGTCAAACGACTCCCGGATCGGAACCAGTGGAGGCACGTCCTGGCAGGTCGAGTAGGCCGGCTTGAACTTTTCCCAGAGCAAGCCGATGTGAGGCGTCAAGAACCCTTCCACGGGCTTGAACAACATGCCGCAAACCACTTCGGTGACCGGCGGGTTGTCGAAATCTAGAGATGAAGTCATGGACCCTAGGTTCAAGGTTGCACTCGCTCCGGTTAAGTCGAACTGCCGTGAAGAAGGTGGGAGGTGAACCGACTCGACTTCATATCCAGTCTAATTCCGGTTTCCCCAGTGGGCAAGGACTTCGAGGACTGGCGAGCCTCTCGTCAGTTTGTTCGCGCGTCACGATGAATTGCCGGTCCCACCCTCACACCAACTGCGTTCGCCACAGGTCGTGGAGGTGGACGACCCCTTCGAGGCGCCCCGAGGCGTCCACGACGAGGAGGGCGGTGATGCGGCGCTCCTCCATCCTCTTCAGCGCCACGGCCGCCAGCTCCTCGCGGCCGATCGTGACGGGCGACTTCGACATGATCTCGTCGGCGCGGTGGTTCAGCGGATCGGGATGGCGCTGCATGAGCCGCCTCAGGTCGCCGTCGGTGACGATTCCCTGGACAATCCGGTCCTCGCCGCAGACCGCGGTGAGCCCGAGGCGCTTCTTCGTCATCTCGAGGATCGCGTCGCGCACCGCGGCCTTCGGGGAGACGACGGGGAGCTGATCCCCGGAGTGCATGACCTGCTCGACGCGCAGGACTTTCTTTCCGAGGCGGCCGCCGGGGTGGAGCTGCGCGTAGTCCTCGGGGCGGAATCCCTTCGCCTGGAGGACCGCGATCGCGAGGGCGTCACCGAGCGCCAGCGCCGCCGTCGTCGAGGCGGTCGGCACGAGGTCCATCGGGCAGGCCTCCTGCGAGATGCCGCCGTGGAGGTGGATGTCGCTCTGGACGGCGAGGGTCGAGCCGGTCCTTCCCGTCAGCGAGACGAGCGTGACGCCCAGCCGCTTGATCCTCTCGAGGAGTCTCAGGAGCTCTTCCGTCTCGCCGGAGTTCGACACGGCGAGGACGACGTCTCCGGGGACGACCATGCCGAGGTCCCCGTGGATCGCCTCGGCCGGGTGCATGAAGAGAGCGGGCGTGCCCGTCGAAGCGAAGGTCGCCGCGATCTTGCGGCCGATGTGGCCCGACTTCCCCATGCCGGTCACGACGACGCGTCCGGCGCACGCGTGGATGGCGGCGACGGCCCTCTCGAACGGGGCGCCGTCGGATGCGATCCGATCGTGGACCTCCCGGATCGCCGCCGCCTCGATCTCGAGGACGCGGCGGGCCGTCTCGGCCGGGGACTTGCCGAGGATCTCCACCGCGACGTTACCTCTCGTTCAGCTTCGGGACGGCGGCGCCGCCCTCGTGCCCCGCGCGGGCCGCGCGGGCCGACCGCGCGCGCGAGCCGGCCTGCGCCATCGGCCGCCCGGCGGCTCGGTAGCCGTCCGCCGCCTTGATGAAGTTGACGAAGAGCGGGTGCGGGTGCAGCGGCTTCGACTTGAACTCGGGGTGGAACTGGCAGGCGAGGAACCACGGGTGGTCCTCGATCTCGATCATCTCGACGAACTTCCCGTCGGGGGTCGTCCCGGTGACACGGAGCCCGTGCGACGTGAGCTGCGGGAGGTACTCCTTGTTGACCTCGTAGCGGTGGCGGTGCCTCTCACTGACCTCGCGCGTTCCGTACGCCTGCAGCGCGAAGGAGTGGGGGGCGAGGACGCACTCGTACTTGCCGAGCCGCATCGTGCCGCCGAGCTGATCCACGCCGAGGAGATCGCGCAGCTTGTAGATGACGCGGCTCGGCGTGTCGGGATTGAACTCGCTGCTGTCGGCGTCGGCGATCCCGCAGACGTTCCGCGAGAACTCGATGACCGCGCACTGCAGGCCGAGGCAGATCCCGAAGAACGGAATCTGCCGCTCGCGCGCGAAGCGGATCGCCTCGATCATCCCGGCGACGCCGCGGATGCCGAAGCCGCCCGGGACCAGGATGCCGTCCACCTCGCTGAGCTTCTCCTCGAGCGCGTCCCCCTCCATCTCCTCGGCCTCGATCCACTGGAGGTTGACCTTCACGTTGTTCGCGACGCCGCCGTGGACGAGCGCCTCGCTGAGGCTCTTGTACGAGTCCTCGTAGCCGACGTACTTGCCGACGATGCCGATGGTGACCTCGTCGCGCGGGCTCCTTATCGTCTCGACGAGCCGCTCCCACTCGCGCATGTCTTTGTCGCGGTAGGGGAGGTCGAGGAGCTTCAGGATCATCGCGTCGAGCCCCTCCTGCCCGAGCACGATCGGCACCTCGTAGATCGACTTCACGTCCTGCGCCGTGACGACGCACTCCGGCGGCACGTTGCAGAAGAGGGCGATCTTCTTCTTGAGCGACTTGTCGAGCGGGCGATCGCAGCGGCACAGGAGGATGTCGGGCTGGAGGCCGATCGCCCGCAGCTCCCTCACTGAGTGCTGCGTCGGCTTCGTCTTCAGCTCGCCGGCCGCCGCGATGTAGGGGACGAGCGTGAGGTGGATGACGATCGAGTTCCTGAGGCCGAGCTCGAGGCGGAACTGCCGGATCGCCTCGAGGAACGGGAGCGACTCGATGTCGCCGACGGTGCCGCCGATCTCGCAGATCTGGATGTCGACCCCCTCGGAGGGCTTGAGGATCGCCGCCTTGATCTCGTCGGTGACGTGGGGGATCACCTGCACGGTCGCGCCGAGGTAATCGCCGCGCCGCTCCTTGTTGATGACCGTCTCGTAGATCTTCCCCGTGGTGCAGTTGTGGCTGCGCGTGGTGACGGTGGAGGTGAAGCGCTCGTAGTGGCCGAGGTCGAGGTCGGTCTCGGCGCCGTCGTCGGTGACGTAGACCTCGCCGTGCTGGTACGGGCTCATCGTGCCGGGATCGACGTTGAGGTACGGATCGAACTTCTGGAGCGTGACGGTGAAGCCGCGGCTCTCGAGGAGCCGCCCCATCGACGACGCCGCGAGCCCCTTGCCCAGGCTCGAGACGACCCCCCCGGTGACGAAGATGTACTTCGTGCTCATCGACCCTCCCTGTGAGCCAGCCCGCTCCCGTGGAGGAGCGACCGGACGGTCTCCAGATCCTGAGGCGTGTCCACGTCCATCGTGACGCGCGTGGAGACCACCACGCGCATGCGGCGTCCCGCCTCCAGCACCCTCAGCTGCTCCAGCCCTTCCATCTTCTCGAGCTTCCCCGCCGGCAGCCGCGAGAACTCGGCGAGCGCCGCGCGACGGAAGGCGTAGATGCCGACGTGCCGATGATACCCCGACGTCCTCCCCGGGCGCGCCGCGATCGCGCGCGCGATCGGCTCGATCCCGTCCGCCCCCGTCACGCGCAGGAAGGGGATCGGGCTCCGGCTGAAGTACAGCGCGTCCCCCGCCGCGTCGGTGACGACCTTGCACGTGTTGGGATCGAGTATGTCATCGGACGACGTGAAAGGCTCGGCGAGCGTCGCGTAGCCGAGCTCCGCGTCGTCGTCGAAGGCCGCCACCAGGCCGTCGAGCGCCTCCGGGTCGAGCAGGGGCTCGTCCCCCTGGATGTTCACGACGACGCCGAAGGCCGCCCCCTTCTCCTCGAGGCGGCGCACCGCCTCCTCCGCGCGATCGGTCCCCGAGGCGTGGTCGCGGGACGTCATGATCGCCTCGCCGCCGAAGCCGGCCACCGCGGATCGGATGCGCTCGTCGTCCGTCGCGACGACGATCCGGTCGAGCCTCCGCGCGCGCGAGGCGCGCTCCCACACGTGCTGGATGAGAGGCCTGCCTTCGAGGGATGCGAGGGGTTTTCCGGGGAAGCGTGTCGAGTCGTAGCGCGCGGGGATGACTCCTACGGCGCGGGCCATAGGAGGATCCTGATCAACTCTCGCATCGCGGGATGTTATCGGAGCGCCCCCTCGGGTGTCAAAGATCGGTTAACATCGATCGCGATGGCGAACGCGACGCCGCAGGCGATCGAGATCGAGAACCTCGGCAAGGTCTTCCGGAAACGCCGATCGATCGGCGACACGATCCTCCACCCCTTCAAGAGCCAGGGGGCGGTGCGCGCGCTCGACGGCGTGTCGTTCTCGGTGCGGCCGGGCGAGATCTTCGGCCTCCTCGGCCCCAACGGCGCCGGCAAGACGACGCTCCTCAAGATCCTCTCCTGCCTCGTGAGCCCCACCAGCGGATTCGCGCGCGTCCAGGGCCACGACACGGCGAGCGCCGAGCACCGCGTGAAGAGCTCGATCGGCCTCGTCACGTCGGACGAGCGCTCCTTCTACTGGCGCCTCACGGGGAGGGAGAACCTCCACTTCTTCGCCTCGATCTACAACGTGCCGCGCGATCGCGTCCGCGCCCGCTGCCAGGAGCTGCTCGAGAAGATGGAGATGGCGCCGAAGGCGGATCAGCCCTTCATGGAGTACTCGACCGGCACCAAGCAGCGCCTCGCCATCGCCCGCGCCCTCCTCCACGATCCTCCCGTCATCTTCATGGACGAGCCGACGCGCTCGCTCGATCCGACGGCGGCGAAGCACATCCGCGAGTTCGTCGTCGGGACGCTGAACCGCAAAGAGGGGAAGACGATCCTCCTCGCGACGCACAACCTCCCCGAGGCGGAATCGCTCTGCCGCCGCCTCGTCATCCTCCACCTCGCGAAGGTCCGGCGCTTCGGGACGATGGAGGAGGTCCGCTCGTGGGAGACCTCGCGCGAGCGCTACGCGATCGAGATCGCGGGCCTCTCCGCGACGCGCATCCTCCAGGGCGGCGACGGCGCGCTGCACTTCGCGGGGTGCGCCCTCGAGGTGCGCGCCCCCGAGGCGGGGGGGCCGGCCGATCGCGTCGTCGTCGACGTGCGCGTCGACGCGGGGGGGGCGGCGCTCACCGAGCTGCTGCGCCGTCTCCTCGCGGCGGGGGGGACGATCCTCTCCTGCTCGCGCCGCGAGGCGAGCCTCCAGGAGGTCTTCGATCTCGTCGCGGGAGAAGGGGCAGGCGAGGGGGCGGAGTCGTGAGGCTCGTCTCCGTCCTCCTCAAGGCGTGGGCTTTCATCCGGCGCGATCTCGCCATCGAGATGTCGTACCGGAGCGCTTTCGTCCTCCAGTTCATGGGGGTCTTCGTCTCGGTCGGAATCTGGTTCTTCCTCTCCGACATGTTCCGCGGGATGGCCCCCGCCATGAAGGGGGTCGAGGGGGGGGAGTACTTCCCCTTCATCCTCGTCGGCGTCGCCTTCTACCACTACCTCACGGTCGCGCTCACCGCCTTCGCCTCGCGCGTGCGGAACGAGCAGCTCACGGGAACGCTCGAGGCGATGCTCGTCTCGCCGACCCGCACCCCCACGCTCGTCCTCGCCTCGTCGCTGTGGGACTTCGTCTTCACGTCGTTCCGCGTCGTCGTCTACCTCGCCGTCGGCGTCGCGGTCGCCTGGATCGCGGGGCGGCCGATCGCCATCCACGCGAGCGGCGTCCTCCCGTCGGTCGTCGTCCTCGGGCTGACGATCCTCTCCTTCTGCGGCATCGGGATCATCGTCGCGTCGAGCGTCATCTACTTCAAGCGCGGCGAGTCGATCAACTCGTTCGTGACCAGCGCCTCGGCCCTCATCGGCGGCGTCTTCTACCCGACGCAGGCGCTCCCTCCGTGGCTGCAGTCGATGTCGTCGTTCCTCCCGATCACCTACGCCCTCCGCGGGATCCGCCGGGCGCTCCTCTCGGGGGCGTCGTTCGGGGATCTCCTTCCGGAAATCCAGGTGCTGGCGCTCTTCGCGCTGGTGCTCGTGCCGGTGGGGCTCGTCGTCTTCCGGTGGTCGCTCAGGCTGGCGCGGCGGGACGGAACGCTGGTGCAGTACTAGGCTTCGCCCCGCGGTTGAGCGGAGATAGGCGGATGTGTTACAAACACTCCGCCTGCATTCAATCTCCCCCATGACCAACCGCCACGTCGCTGTCGCGCTCACAGCTATCGGTTTCCTCGCCGCGATGTCGGCTCGTGCCGTCGCAGCCGTTGCCGCTGAGAAGGCCGCGCCCCAGATCCCGATCAACATCGAGCCAGGTCCTTCCGTGATGTCCGATGCGGAGAAGGCGATGGTTTTCGACGCCGAGGGAAGCCGCCACGCCGGCGTCATCCTCCTCGAGGAATCACTCCGGGACGATGTGAGGGGAGGAGACCCGCAGATCCCGGGGCGCAAGCCCGAGGCCGCGTACGGCATCAACGCGTTTCACCGGCGCGCGAAGATCCTCTCCGCCGACGCGCGCGAGCTGGCGAACGTCGAGATCTTCCTTGCCGACAAGGCGGCGACGGTCGTCCAGTGGTGGGGCCGCACAATCCTTCCGGACGGTAAGGTCCTCGAGCTGAAGCGGGAGGCTCTGACTGAGATCCCCGTAATCAAGTACGGCCGCAACAACCAGCGAGCGTTCCGCGGGGCTCTCGTCGGCGTCGAACCGGGGTGCGTCATCGACTACGGGTGGGTGGTGCGAACCCCGACATATCCGTGGATGAGCCGCGTCATCCTTCAGCACCGCTGGCCGGTGCAGAGGACGCATCACGAGTGGAATCCGAACCCGTATCTCCGGACGGGCTGCCTCCTGTCACGCGCCTCGGGGATGGATCTGCACGCCTCCCAGCGCGGGCACGCCTGCGTCGTGGACGGCCGCGACCTTCCTCCGGCTACTGAGGAGCCCTACATGCCGCCTGACGCGGAGGTCCGCCCTGCCGCGACCTTCGCGTACGCCCTGCCCGTCCCACCGGGCGAGAACGTCTGGGATTTCGCCGGCAAGTTCCTCGAGACGCAGCTCCACGAGTTCGCGCCCTCGGATCGACGCGCGCTCAAGGCGCTCGAGGAGACTCACGTCGCCCCAGACGGCCCGCCGGGCGGAAAGGCCCGCGCCATCCACGACTGGATGGCTCGCAACCTGGAGCAGGCCGACTACCCGGGATCGGACCCCAGCCTGTCGCCGGCCCGGCATAACGCCGAGATCTTCGGGACCTTCGACCGAGTCTTCGCCGAGAAGCGGGGAAACCCGCTACAGCTCGCCATGGCCTTCGCAGTGCTCGTGCGCGCGGCCGGCGAAGAGGCAAACCTCGCACTGGCGCCGGACCGCAGCGAGCACGACTGGGATCCGCGCCTGCTCACGTTGAGCCAGTTCGAAGAGCTCCTCGTTGCCACGAAGGCTCCGGGGGCGGCCATCGAAACCGCCGCCGTCTCGGCTCCCGTCTCCGGACTTCCGTTCGGGCAGATCCCCTGGTGGACCGCCGGGGGGAAGGCCCTCGTCGAGACGGCGACGGGCCACAAGGAAATTACGCTCGCCGCGTCGGCTGCCGAGGATAACGTGGCGCGCACCGAGGGGACGGTCACCTTCGATGGCTCGGGTGACGCGCTCGTGAAATTCACCCGAGCGCAGTCGGGGCAGAGCGGATACTCCGACCGACGCAACCTCCCCACCATGTCGGAGTCGGCGCGCAGGGACGCGCTCGAGAGGGTGTGCGGCGCCGGTCCCGATTTCGATGTCTCGGAGTCGGCGTTCACCTCCTCCGGGAAGTCGCCCGACGAGCTCACCTATCGTTGCGAGGGACGCGTCGGCGGCGCGGGCGCCGCGACGAGCTCCGCAGCACGGGGGTTCAGCCTCGACGGCCCGTGGCACTATTCGCTTCCCGACGTCACGAGCTCGGTCCGGTACTACCCGATCGTCCTTCAATTCCCGCGGTCGGAGATCTTGAGGCTGACCATCTCTCCCGGCGAGGGGTTCGTCGCGACCGAGCTCCCGGAGGCGATCTCGCTCGACCCTCCCTTCGGGCATTTCTCGTTCTCCATCACCCAATCGTCGGGCGCCTACGTTGTCCGACGGGAGCTGTCGCTGAAGCTCGCGCGCCTCGATGCATCCGACTACGACAGGTTCAGGGAGTTCCTTCTCGAAGTCCGCCTCGCCGATCGCACGCAGCTCCGGTTCGTGAAGTCTGGAGCGCCCCGATCGTGACCGCCCTGCACGTCGCGGTCGTCGCTGCGCTCCTCAGCCCCCTCGCCTCCGGCTTCCCGCCCGCGTCGGGCGTCGAGCCCGACAGCCCGTTCGTCGCGCCCGGCCCACCGACCATCTCGGCCGAGGAGCGAGCCCTCGCCGCCGATCCGAACGCGCGGGCCCATGACGGCGTCTTCCTCACCGTCGAGACCGAGCAGGACGACACCGGCGTGATGGACCGGACGAGCTACCACCTGCGCGCGATCGTTCTCACCAATGAAGGACGGAGCGTCGCCGAGGTGGCGATCCCCATCGAGAGCCCCGAAGGCTCCATCAAGACCTGGTGGGGGCGGACGCTTCTCCCCGACGGATCGGTGCTCGAGCTCGAGCAGTCCGAGCTCACGGAGCGTGTCGTCCAGACGAGATGGGGAAAGCCCCGGCGCGTCTTCCACGGGATCCTCCCGGGGGTCGTCCCCGGATGCGTCGTCGATCTCGGGTGGACCGTGAGGGACACGAGCGAGAGCCTTCTGCGGCACGTCTCCATCCAGAGGGAGTGGCCCGTGAGGCGCTTCGCGTACCACTGGCTGCCGTCGATGACGAGGGGGGCCGGCTGGGACATCACGAGCGGGGAGCGGCTCTCAATCGATCAGCACAAGGAGAAGCTCTCGCTCGTCGTCACGGCGCAGAACCTCCCCGCCGTGGTCGAGGAGCCGCTGATGCCCGCCCCCGACGAATCGCGCGCGACGCTGTGGATGTACCAGGCGTCGTACGTCAGCGTCGGGGCGCAGGACTTCTGGAACATCTTCGCGAAGCGGACGGAGGACCAGCTCACCGCGTTCTCGAGCTTCAGGCCGCCCGTCGACAGCGCGCTCGACGCGATGGCGATCCCTGACGGCGCCGATCTCACGACGAAGCTGCGCACCGCGTACGACTGGCTGGGGGCGCACGTGAAGGACGCTCGGCTGGTCACCGCCGAGGAAGGGGAGACCGGCCCCGCGCGCCCCCCTCGGAAGGAGCGGCTCCCGGGGGAGATCCTGGCCTCGGGGGAGGGGTCGTCCGCGGAGCTGGCGCGGCTCTACGTCGTCTTCGCCCGGCGTCTCGGCGCCGAGGCCGAGCTGATCTTCTCCCCCGACCGGACGGATCACTACTGGCACCACGACGTCAAGACGCTCGACCAGTTCGATGGGGTGATGGCCGCCGTCCGCGCGCGCGGGGAGCCCGACGAGAAGCTCGTCTTCGTCAGCCCGGGGTCCGGGCTCCCGTACGGCGATGTCCCGTGGTGGTTCACGGGGGTGCCGGGGCTTCTCGCCACCCGGAAGGGGGCCCGCTCCGTCATCGTGTGGGACGCGCTCGCGAAGGAGAACGCCTCCGACACGCGCGTCGAGGTCTCCCTGGCCCTCTCGGGAGCCGCGTCGGTGGGCCGGCACCGCGCCTGCGCGGGGCAGCAGGGCTACGGCGACCGGATCGCGCTCCGCGGGATGCGCCCGGACGCGCGGAAGCGGCGGCTCGACGAGCTGTGCGGCGACGGCCGGGGGATCGAGGTTCGTCGCGCCGAGGCCCCCGGGCTCGATCGTCTCGACGCGTCGCTTCGCCTCGAGTGCGACGGCGCGGTCGCCGCGCCCGCGCCCGAGGCTGGGACGGCCGACGTCTTCTTCGTCCTCGAGGGGCCATGGTTCAACGCCGTGCCGAATCTGACGGCCGCGAAGCGCATCCACCCCGTGGTCCTGGATTTCCCGGCGATCGACAGGTCGGTGATCGACGTGGGGGCCCCGCCTGGATTCGTGGCCGCGGAGCCTCCCGCGACGGTGACGCTCCGGAACGACGAGGGGAGCTACTCGCTCGCGGTCGAGAGGACGGAAGGGGGATTCCGCGTTCGCCGGGAGTTCACCCGCCTGCCGCTCGCGATCAAGCCCGCGGACTACCGCCCCTTTCGCGACTTCCTCCAGGCCGTCCGCCTCGCCGATCGCACGCGGCTCCGGTTCGTGAAGGCGGGGGCTCCCCGATCGTGAGACGGCTCCCCGTGGCCCTCGCGGCCGCTCTCGCGCTCTCCACTCCCGCCTTCGGCGCCGGCAAGTCCGCGTTCGGGCCCATCGCGCCCGGATCGACGACCATGACCGACGACGAGAAGGCGATCGTTTCCGACCCGAATGCCGGCGCCGAGCAGGGAGTCGTCCTCGTCGAGGAGACCGAGCAGGACGACACCGGGAAGCTCGACCGGACGAGATTTCACCTGCGCGCCAAGATCCTCTCGACCGACGCACGGAGCCTTGGCGACATCTCGATTCCCCTCGAGAGCGAAGTCGGCTACGTCAAGGAGTGGTGGGGGCGTACGATCCTCCCCGACGGCGCCGTTCTGGAGCTCAAGCAGAGCGAGTTGAAAGAGCAGATCCTCGAGACGAAGCGGAAGAAATCGGTGCGCGCGCTCAAGGCGATCCTTCCGGGCGTCGCTCCCGGATGCGTCGTGGACTTCGGCTGGACGGTCTGGGACACCAGCCAGAAGAGCCTTCGCCACGTCCCGATTCAGCTCGAGTGGCCGGTGCGAAACTTCAGATATCACTGGCTGCCGCCGACGGACCACGGGACCGGATGGGGGATCACGCACCGCGAGGGGCTGACCATCGAGCAGGCCAAGGAAGGGCTCACGCTCGTCGTCACGGGGCGCGACCTCCCCGCGGTCGCCGACGAGCCCTTCATGCCGCCCGGGGACGAAGGTCGCGCGACGCTCTGGATGTATCACACTTCCTTCTTCAGCACCGACGCGCAGGACTTCTGGAACACGTACGCGAAGGGGATCGAGAGCCAGCTGAACACATTTGCGAGCTTCAGGCCGCCGGTCGACAAGGCGATGACCGCGATGGAGATACCCGAGGGCGCCGACCTGATGACGAAGCTCCGGAAGGCCTACGACTGGCTCGGGGCTCACGTGAAGCACGCGGCCCTTCTCTCGGCCGAGGAGGACGCCGAGGCGCAGCGCGCGCTCGACGCGTCGAAGGACCGCCTCGCCGGGGAGGTGCTGCGATCCGGCGTGGGGGCGAGCGACGAGATCGCGTGGCTCTACGTGACGATCGCCCGCCGCCTCGGCGCGGAAGCGAGCCTCGTCCTCGCCGCGGATCGATCGGACCACTACTGGCACCCCGACGTGAAGACGATGTCCCAGTTCGACGGGACGCTCGTCGCGGTGCGCGCACGCGGCGAGCCGGACGAGAAGCTGGTTTTCGTGAGCCCGTCGTCGGGGCTCCCCTTCGGCGAGGTGGCGTGGTGGTACACCGGAATACCGGCGCTGCTCGTCTCCGAGCGCGGCGCACGTTCCGTCGTCGTGTGGGACGCGCCGGCGA encodes:
- a CDS encoding ABC transporter ATP-binding protein codes for the protein MANATPQAIEIENLGKVFRKRRSIGDTILHPFKSQGAVRALDGVSFSVRPGEIFGLLGPNGAGKTTLLKILSCLVSPTSGFARVQGHDTASAEHRVKSSIGLVTSDERSFYWRLTGRENLHFFASIYNVPRDRVRARCQELLEKMEMAPKADQPFMEYSTGTKQRLAIARALLHDPPVIFMDEPTRSLDPTAAKHIREFVVGTLNRKEGKTILLATHNLPEAESLCRRLVILHLAKVRRFGTMEEVRSWETSRERYAIEIAGLSATRILQGGDGALHFAGCALEVRAPEAGGPADRVVVDVRVDAGGAALTELLRRLLAAGGTILSCSRREASLQEVFDLVAGEGAGEGAES
- the kdsB gene encoding 3-deoxy-manno-octulosonate cytidylyltransferase encodes the protein MARAVGVIPARYDSTRFPGKPLASLEGRPLIQHVWERASRARRLDRIVVATDDERIRSAVAGFGGEAIMTSRDHASGTDRAEEAVRRLEEKGAAFGVVVNIQGDEPLLDPEALDGLVAAFDDDAELGYATLAEPFTSSDDILDPNTCKVVTDAAGDALYFSRSPIPFLRVTGADGIEPIARAIAARPGRTSGYHRHVGIYAFRRAALAEFSRLPAGKLEKMEGLEQLRVLEAGRRMRVVVSTRVTMDVDTPQDLETVRSLLHGSGLAHREGR
- a CDS encoding ABC transporter permease, translating into MRLVSVLLKAWAFIRRDLAIEMSYRSAFVLQFMGVFVSVGIWFFLSDMFRGMAPAMKGVEGGEYFPFILVGVAFYHYLTVALTAFASRVRNEQLTGTLEAMLVSPTRTPTLVLASSLWDFVFTSFRVVVYLAVGVAVAWIAGRPIAIHASGVLPSVVVLGLTILSFCGIGIIVASSVIYFKRGESINSFVTSASALIGGVFYPTQALPPWLQSMSSFLPITYALRGIRRALLSGASFGDLLPEIQVLALFALVLVPVGLVVFRWSLRLARRDGTLVQY
- a CDS encoding CTP synthase — encoded protein: MSTKYIFVTGGVVSSLGKGLAASSMGRLLESRGFTVTLQKFDPYLNVDPGTMSPYQHGEVYVTDDGAETDLDLGHYERFTSTVTTRSHNCTTGKIYETVINKERRGDYLGATVQVIPHVTDEIKAAILKPSEGVDIQICEIGGTVGDIESLPFLEAIRQFRLELGLRNSIVIHLTLVPYIAAAGELKTKPTQHSVRELRAIGLQPDILLCRCDRPLDKSLKKKIALFCNVPPECVVTAQDVKSIYEVPIVLGQEGLDAMILKLLDLPYRDKDMREWERLVETIRSPRDEVTIGIVGKYVGYEDSYKSLSEALVHGGVANNVKVNLQWIEAEEMEGDALEEKLSEVDGILVPGGFGIRGVAGMIEAIRFARERQIPFFGICLGLQCAVIEFSRNVCGIADADSSEFNPDTPSRVIYKLRDLLGVDQLGGTMRLGKYECVLAPHSFALQAYGTREVSERHRHRYEVNKEYLPQLTSHGLRVTGTTPDGKFVEMIEIEDHPWFLACQFHPEFKSKPLHPHPLFVNFIKAADGYRAAGRPMAQAGSRARSARAARAGHEGGAAVPKLNER
- a CDS encoding DUF3857 domain-containing protein encodes the protein MRRLPVALAAALALSTPAFGAGKSAFGPIAPGSTTMTDDEKAIVSDPNAGAEQGVVLVEETEQDDTGKLDRTRFHLRAKILSTDARSLGDISIPLESEVGYVKEWWGRTILPDGAVLELKQSELKEQILETKRKKSVRALKAILPGVAPGCVVDFGWTVWDTSQKSLRHVPIQLEWPVRNFRYHWLPPTDHGTGWGITHREGLTIEQAKEGLTLVVTGRDLPAVADEPFMPPGDEGRATLWMYHTSFFSTDAQDFWNTYAKGIESQLNTFASFRPPVDKAMTAMEIPEGADLMTKLRKAYDWLGAHVKHAALLSAEEDAEAQRALDASKDRLAGEVLRSGVGASDEIAWLYVTIARRLGAEASLVLAADRSDHYWHPDVKTMSQFDGTLVAVRARGEPDEKLVFVSPSSGLPFGEVAWWYTGIPALLVSERGARSVVVWDAPAKQNVSDSRVDLSFDAEGEGTVRWLRSGAGQQGYLDRLSMRALPPDDRRRRMDQMCGSGSAMEIGQAEMPALALLNSKFLLRCEGTLAGSGPTAETGEFTIEIGGPWIPTVPELTAATRTYPVVLDFPAVDLLVMEVSAPPGYAPADPPAPVKLEGDSGSYVLNIERTAGGFKIQRNFARLPLVVKPADYRPFRDFLQAVRLADRTRLRFVKAEAPRS
- a CDS encoding KpsF/GutQ family sugar-phosphate isomerase; translation: MEILGKSPAETARRVLEIEAAAIREVHDRIASDGAPFERAVAAIHACAGRVVVTGMGKSGHIGRKIAATFASTGTPALFMHPAEAIHGDLGMVVPGDVVLAVSNSGETEELLRLLERIKRLGVTLVSLTGRTGSTLAVQSDIHLHGGISQEACPMDLVPTASTTAALALGDALAIAVLQAKGFRPEDYAQLHPGGRLGKKVLRVEQVMHSGDQLPVVSPKAAVRDAILEMTKKRLGLTAVCGEDRIVQGIVTDGDLRRLMQRHPDPLNHRADEIMSKSPVTIGREELAAVALKRMEERRITALLVVDASGRLEGVVHLHDLWRTQLV